The genomic window AATTTATGTCTGTAGCAAGGGAATAAGTCGAAAACAATTCAAGGCTTTTATCCTCATCATTGAAAAACCAGAGACATCAAAAGAATACCCATAAACCGAGTCAATACTTATGCAAACTGTTAAATGGTGGCAAAACGCCGTAATTTACCATATCTTGCCCCGTAGCTTTATGGACACCACTGGAGATGGAGAAGGGGATCTCAATGGCATTATCAGCAAATTAGACTATATTTGCGCCTTGGGAGTTGATGCTATTTGGATGTGTCCCATTTACGAGTCGCCTAGAGAAGATTTAGGCTATGACCCAACAGACTTAAGAAACATCGATCCCGTCTATGGTAATTTAGACGATTTTGATCGTCTGGTTAGTTTAGCCCAAGCCAGAGGCTTAAAAGTCTTTCTTGACCAAATTTGGAGTCATACCTCCCATAAGCATCCTTGGTTCTTAGAAAGTCGTGAAAATCGAACCAATGCTAAAGCGGACTGGTATATTTGGGCTGATCCTAATCCAGACGGCACCCCTCCCAATAACTGGCTGTCTGCCTTTGGGGGCAGTGCTTGGGCCTGGTGTCCCGAACGAGAACAATTTTATATGCACAACTTTCTCAAAAGCCAACCGGATCTTAATTGGCATAACCCTGAAGTGATTGATGCGGTGTTTGAAGAAGCCCGTTTTTGGCTAGAGCGAGGGGTTGATGGATTTCGTCTCGATGCGGTTAATTTTTATATCCATGATCCCGAACTGCGGAATAATCCCGTGCGATCGCCTGATGATCCCATTCCGGAAGGGGTATCGATGCGGAACCCCTTTGCTCGTCAATTGTTCGTTTACAATTTTTGTCGTCCTGAAACTATCGACTATTTAACCCGTATTCGTCAACTGGTGGCTGAATATGGTGTGATTACCCTAGGAGAAGTTACCCTTTGCGAAGATTCCGTTGCCCTGGCTGCTGAATATACAGCCGGTGATGAAAAACTGCATTTAGCTTATAATAGTGCGCTTTTATTTGAAGAACCGATGACGGCCAGTCGCATTCGTCATGCCCTAGAACGGGTGATTGACAAGTTCCAAGAAGATGACGGGATGTGTTGGATGGTGGGAAACCACGATTATGGGCGCTTACGCTCTTGTTGGACAGGACAAGATGAACAGGGGAACCCTTATTCGGATGAGTTTTATCAGATGATGGCCGGGGTATTAGTAAGTTTACCAGGGGCATTTTGTCTCTACCAAGGGGATGAACTGGGACTACCAGTCGCTCGCATTCCCGAAGATATCCCCGTTGAAGCCATGCAAGATCCGTTCGGAAAAGAACTCTATCCCGCTATTCAAGGCCGAGATGGCTCTCGTACCCCCATTCCTTGGGTTTCTGATGCTCCTCATGCTGGATTTACCACAGGAGAAAAACCTTGGTTACCTATTCCTAAAAGTCATTTAGAACGAGCGGTGAATATAGAGGATAATGAACCGAATTCCTTACTGAATACCTGGCGCAGACTGTTGCACTGGCGCAAAGGACAACCAGCAATGATGCACGGTAACTGTGAACTTATCGAAACTCCAGACCCCTTGTTTGGATTTATTCGGGAGACAGAAGAACAAAAGTTACTCTGTTTATTTAATATGAGTAGCGAACCCGTGGATTATGATCTCTCAGCTTATGATCCTTGTCGTCCTTTTCGCACTCCCTACCTCCGAAAATTAGAGATCAAAGATAAAAAGGTTCATCTACCAGGATATGGAGCCTTTTTCGGCAGTTTATTATCGGTCAGCGAGCAAAGCGATCGCTTACCCTTTAGTCCTCCTGTGGCTAAAGACGTGATCCCGTCTTAGTGGGGAAGGAGGAAGTGCCGGAGCAGGGAGCAGAGGGAGCAGGGAGAATGATAGTTAATTCAAATAGAAATGAGACAAAACGTGCCTACTGTATTGTTAGCATAGTGAGCAAGATGCTCACACTCGGTGTGTCTCAAACTTATTTGCAACGACTATATTATTAAACTTATCTCGTCATCTCTGTCACTTCTGACCAAACAATATTTTCAGTAAACCTTAAGTAGCGTGACTCTATGAATTTATCGCTTGCCTCAAAACAATCTCAAGCACAAGATTGGTGGCGGAGTGCTGCCATTTATCAAGTTTATCCTAGAAGCTTTTTCGACAGTAATGGGGACGGTATTGGAGATTTACCAGGGATTATTCAAAAATTAGACTATATTGCTCAACTCGAAGTGGATGCGGTTTGGATTTCTCCTTTCTTTAAATCGCCAATGAAAGACTTTGGTTACGATATTTCTGATTATCGAGCCGTTGAACCCATGTTCGGCACAATGGAAGATTTCCAATTACTGTTAAAAGAAGCGCATGATCGCAATTTGAAAATTTTGATCGATCAAGTGTGGAATCATACCTCGGATCAACATCCTTGGTTTATGGAAAGTCGTAGCAGTCGGGATAATGCCAAAGCTGACTGGTATGTTTGGGAAGATGCTAAACCCGATGGTTCCCCACCTAATAATTGGCGGGCTACCTTTGGAGGTAGTGCTTGGGAATGGGACGAAACCCGACAGCAATATTATTTACACAGTTTTTTAGTGTCTCAACCGGATCTAAATTGGTATAACCCAGAGGTTAAAGAGGCTATTTTTGATGTAGCTCGTTTTTGGTTAGATATGGGAGTAGATGGGTTTCGCCTCGATGTGGTTAATTTTTATCTCCACGATCGCCAATTACGGGATAATCCTCCCCGTCCCCCAGAAATGAAACGCCCTGCCGGTGCTGATCCCAAAGATCCGTTTTTTGACTTTATCAATGTCCATAATTTCTGTCAACCTGAAATCATTGATCTGCTCAAGTCCATTCGTGAGGTAATGGACGAATATCCTGGCACTACTACCCTCGCTGAAATTAGTAGCGCAGAAGATCCCTTAGTTTTAGCTAGTGAATATGTGTCGGGTAACGATAGATTACATACGGCGTATAACTCGGAATTAATGAAAGATGAGCCATTTAGTTACCCTAGACTCCGAGAAATGATTCAACGCATTGAAACTCATTTTCAAGATGGGGTCATTTGTTGGACAGCCGGAACCCATGATTTTCCTCGTTTTAAAAGTCGTTGGCAAAAGCATCAAGAAATTGATCACTTTACCGAAGAAGCGTTTGAGCATATGTTAGCAGCTTTAATTCTTGCGCTTAAAGGTAGTTGCTGTATTTATCAAGGGGATGAGTTGGGGTTAACTCAGGCAGATATTCCTTACGAAAAAATGCAAGATCCTTTCGGGTTACAAGGGTATCCTGACATTTTAGGCCGAGATGGTTGTCGCACTCCCATGCCTTGGGACCCTTCAACCCATAACGCAGGGTTTACGACAGCCAAAGAACCCTGGTTGCCTATCCCTGATGAACATTGTCCGATGGCGGTAGACATTCAAGAAAAGGAAACAATGTCATTACTGAATAAATACCGTCGCTTGTTTAGTTGGCGCAACCGACAACCGGCTTTACGCAATGGGGATCTAACATTACTCGACACACCCGAACCGTTATTAGGTTTCGCTCGTAAATGCGAAGAACAACACTTAATATGTTTATTCAATTTAAGCCCTGAGGCACTTCGTCACGACTTGTCTAATTATCCTAATTGTCAAGAATCGGATGAATCGGATTTTACCAATCGCAGATATGACCATACCATTGAAATTCCTGGGTATGGGGTCTTTTTTGGTAATTGTTTGGGTTAATTAAGTTAGGAAGGTGGGCAATACCCACCTTATTTTTTTAGTAAAATAATAGAAATTAAACAACGACAACAACTTTGACACAGTGAAATTTTGTACAATAGTTAATCAATTATGACACAAGAATTGATAGAACTCAGGCAATATATTGAAGAGGGGCGGTATCAAGACGCACTAGGCATTATTGATGAATTAGAAGAAATGAGCAAAAAAGCGATCTTAGAAAAAATCCAAAGTTTTTTAGTAAGATTACTGATTCATCTAATTAAAAACCAAGTTGAACAACGTTTAACTAAT from Crocosphaera subtropica ATCC 51142 includes these protein-coding regions:
- a CDS encoding alpha-glucosidase family protein — translated: MQTVKWWQNAVIYHILPRSFMDTTGDGEGDLNGIISKLDYICALGVDAIWMCPIYESPREDLGYDPTDLRNIDPVYGNLDDFDRLVSLAQARGLKVFLDQIWSHTSHKHPWFLESRENRTNAKADWYIWADPNPDGTPPNNWLSAFGGSAWAWCPEREQFYMHNFLKSQPDLNWHNPEVIDAVFEEARFWLERGVDGFRLDAVNFYIHDPELRNNPVRSPDDPIPEGVSMRNPFARQLFVYNFCRPETIDYLTRIRQLVAEYGVITLGEVTLCEDSVALAAEYTAGDEKLHLAYNSALLFEEPMTASRIRHALERVIDKFQEDDGMCWMVGNHDYGRLRSCWTGQDEQGNPYSDEFYQMMAGVLVSLPGAFCLYQGDELGLPVARIPEDIPVEAMQDPFGKELYPAIQGRDGSRTPIPWVSDAPHAGFTTGEKPWLPIPKSHLERAVNIEDNEPNSLLNTWRRLLHWRKGQPAMMHGNCELIETPDPLFGFIRETEEQKLLCLFNMSSEPVDYDLSAYDPCRPFRTPYLRKLEIKDKKVHLPGYGAFFGSLLSVSEQSDRLPFSPPVAKDVIPS
- a CDS encoding alpha-glucosidase, with product MNLSLASKQSQAQDWWRSAAIYQVYPRSFFDSNGDGIGDLPGIIQKLDYIAQLEVDAVWISPFFKSPMKDFGYDISDYRAVEPMFGTMEDFQLLLKEAHDRNLKILIDQVWNHTSDQHPWFMESRSSRDNAKADWYVWEDAKPDGSPPNNWRATFGGSAWEWDETRQQYYLHSFLVSQPDLNWYNPEVKEAIFDVARFWLDMGVDGFRLDVVNFYLHDRQLRDNPPRPPEMKRPAGADPKDPFFDFINVHNFCQPEIIDLLKSIREVMDEYPGTTTLAEISSAEDPLVLASEYVSGNDRLHTAYNSELMKDEPFSYPRLREMIQRIETHFQDGVICWTAGTHDFPRFKSRWQKHQEIDHFTEEAFEHMLAALILALKGSCCIYQGDELGLTQADIPYEKMQDPFGLQGYPDILGRDGCRTPMPWDPSTHNAGFTTAKEPWLPIPDEHCPMAVDIQEKETMSLLNKYRRLFSWRNRQPALRNGDLTLLDTPEPLLGFARKCEEQHLICLFNLSPEALRHDLSNYPNCQESDESDFTNRRYDHTIEIPGYGVFFGNCLG